One stretch of Cedecea neteri DNA includes these proteins:
- a CDS encoding AroM family protein, which produces MKPTVAILTVGKVSVSEVLPFLTEHISEQQISQVSLLGNLSPDEVRRQFSPSPGEESLLTLLADNTITSVGRDKISVAMQGIIEQLDNQGYEVILLMSTMPLTGLSARNAILLEPERIIPPLVASIVDGHQVGIILPVADMIKFQELKWRKLTHPPLYALANPVHGSEADLLEAGRKLMADGADVLVLDCLGYHQKHRDLLQKQLDVPVLLSNVLVARLAAELLI; this is translated from the coding sequence ATGAAACCAACTGTAGCCATTCTCACCGTCGGCAAAGTGTCAGTGAGTGAGGTTTTGCCATTTTTAACCGAACATATCTCTGAGCAACAAATCTCGCAGGTAAGCCTGCTGGGCAACCTCTCTCCTGATGAGGTCCGGCGCCAGTTTTCCCCTTCGCCCGGAGAAGAGTCTTTGCTCACTTTGCTGGCGGACAACACCATTACTTCGGTCGGGCGCGACAAAATCTCCGTTGCGATGCAGGGCATCATCGAACAGCTGGATAATCAGGGCTACGAAGTTATTCTGCTGATGAGCACCATGCCGCTGACAGGGCTTAGCGCCCGTAACGCGATTCTGCTGGAGCCTGAGCGTATTATTCCGCCGCTGGTGGCTTCGATTGTGGACGGTCATCAGGTGGGGATTATCCTGCCGGTCGCCGACATGATTAAGTTTCAGGAGCTGAAGTGGCGCAAGCTGACCCATCCCCCGCTTTATGCTCTCGCGAATCCGGTGCACGGCAGCGAAGCCGACTTGCTTGAGGCCGGAAGAAAGCTGATGGCGGACGGGGCGGATGTTCTGGTGCTGGACTGCCTTGGCTACCATCAAAAGCACCGGGATTTACTGCAAAAGCAGCTGGATGTGCCGGTACTTTTATCCAACGTGCTGGTCGCCAGATTAGCGGCAGAATTGCTTATCTGA